A portion of the Lolium rigidum isolate FL_2022 chromosome 1, APGP_CSIRO_Lrig_0.1, whole genome shotgun sequence genome contains these proteins:
- the LOC124685178 gene encoding serine/arginine-rich splicing factor RSZ21A, producing the protein MARVYVGNLDPAVTARELEDEFRVFGVLRSVWVARKPPGFAFIDFDDRRDAEDAIRDMDGKSGWRVELSRSASSGRGGRDRSGGSEMKCYECGESGHFARECRLRIGSGGLGSGRRRSRSRSRSRSRSPRYRRSPSYSRRSYSPRGRSPRRRSVSPARGRSISRSPVRGRDESPVYGSGYRRSRS; encoded by the exons ATGGCGCGCGTGTACGTCGGCAACTTGGATCCTGCTGTGACGGCCCGGGAGCTCGAGGACGAGTTCCGCGTGTTTGGGGTTCTCCGGAG TGTATGGGTTGCAAGAAAGCCACCTGGTTTTGCTTTCATCGATTTTGATGACAGGAGGGATGCTGAGGATGCAATTCGTGATATGGATG GCAAGAGTGGTTGGAGAGTTGAGCTGTCTCGTAGTGCCAGCAGTGGTCGTGGTGGTCGTGATCGATCTGGTGGGTCTGAGATGAAGTGTTATGAATGTGGTGAGTCTGGGCACTTTGCTCGTGAATGCCGCCTGAGGATTGGATCTGGGGGTCTAGGCAGTGGAAGGCGTCGCAGCCGTAGTCGGAGCCGCAGCCGCAGTCGTAGTCCTAGATACCGCAGGAGTCCAAGCTATAGCAGAAG AAGCTACAGCCCCCGAGGGCGCTCTCCAAGGCGTCGTAGTGTGTCACCGGCTCGTGGGCGCAGCATCAGCAGATCACCAGTCCGTGGACGTGATGAATCTCCTGTGTATGGCAGTGG GTATCGCCGCAGCAGGAGCTAG